The proteins below come from a single Drosophila suzukii chromosome X, CBGP_Dsuzu_IsoJpt1.0, whole genome shotgun sequence genomic window:
- the Uch-L5R gene encoding ubiquitin carboxyl-terminal hydrolase isozyme L5, whose protein sequence is MAAMAEANTGAGSGEEVDNSWCLIESDPGVFTELIRGFGCTGAQVEEIWTLDADAFHHLEPIHGLIFLFKWVQDDKPAGRVVKDRDDIFFARQVTTNACATQALLSLLLNLRHPDIDLGNTLNGFKRFCQDLDPVTRGLCLGNEQKIREVHNSFARPVLFELDLRQSPPDEDVYHFVGYMPIKGRLFELDGLHEGPIELAEIGKEQNWLDVVRPIIEARMQRYSVGEIHFNLMALVSDRQRCYERQIQLLVHQPSPLSHSERQAEIASLRTYVKFEQDKKRRYRQENLRRRHNYLPFIVELLKQLGETGQLMPIYEKAKQRAIQCQASASQKLKPTKGP, encoded by the coding sequence ATGGCAGCCATGGCAGAAGCGAATACAGGTGCAGGATCTGGTGAGGAGGTGGACAACAGTTGGTGCCTGATCGAAAGCGATCCGGGGGTCTTCACCGAGCTAATACGAGGATTCGGCTGCACGGGTGCCCAGGTGGAGGAGATATGGACCCTGGATGCCGACGCCTTCCATCACCTGGAGCCCATCCATGGTCTGATCTTTCTGTTCAAGTGGGTGCAGGACGACAAACCCGCCGGACGCGTGGTCAAGGATCGCGATGACATCTTCTTTGCCCGCCAGGTGACCACAAATGCCTGTGCCACACAGGCCCTGCTCAGCCTGCTGCTGAATCTCCGTCATCCGGACATCGATTTGGGTAACACCCTGAATGGTTTCAAGCGCTTCTGCCAGGACCTGGATCCGGTGACCCGGGGCCTGTGCCTGGGCAACGAGCAGAAGATCCGCGAGGTGCACAACTCCTTTGCCCGACCCGTACTTTTCGAGCTGGATTTGCGTCAGTCACCGCCAGATGAGGATGTCTACCACTTTGTGGGCTATATGCCCATCAAGGGACGCCTGTTCGAGCTGGACGGCCTGCATGAGGGTCCCATCGAGCTGGCCGAGATCGGCAAGGAGCAGAACTGGTTGGATGTGGTGAGACCCATTATTGAGGCCCGGATGCAGCGGTATAGCGTGGGCGAAATCCACTTCAACCTGATGGCCCTGGTCTCGGATCGTCAGCGGTGCTACGAGCGGCAGATCCAATTGCTCGTCCACCAGCCATCGCCTCTGAGTCATTCGGAGCGCCAGGCGGAGATCGCCAGCCTGAGGACCTATGTGAAATTCGAGCAGGACAAGAAGCGTCGCTACCGCCAGGAGAACCTCCGGCGGCGCCACAACTATCTGCCCTTCATCGTGGAGCTGCTGAAGCAGCTGGGCGAAACCGGGCAACTGATGCCCATCTACGAAAAGGCCAAGCAGCGGGCCATCCAGTGCCAGGCCTCCGCCAGCCAGAAGCTTAAGCCAACCAAGGGACCGTGA